From the genome of Bactrocera oleae isolate idBacOlea1 chromosome 2, idBacOlea1, whole genome shotgun sequence, one region includes:
- the LOC106619131 gene encoding carbonic anhydrase 6: MDETYIHHFTPAQQSVGNVMGSVFGNMEARQIAHQSAPDWDYRDTNRWIADYPTCGGSQQSPINLDHYTSIGSLKPPLKFRNYAQPFAFPLTLINNGHTADITLPETVRGPRPTITGGLLDGVYEAQSVHFHWGAPGDIRGSEHTVNGYRYDVEIHIVHKNMKYSNAQEAMQYPDGLAVLAIMIDIVDNPQTYYPGLNIVFNALPRVRVADTNTTIINQLVLNHFLGDVDTRNFFAYRGSLTTPSCSEVVRWHVFPKPLLISRAMIQKFFELRQRNGAPLWNNFRPLQALNRRSVYRRKGGL; encoded by the exons CGCGCCAAATAGCGCATCAAAGCGCACCGGACTGGGATTACCGTGATACAAATAGATGGATCGCAGATTATCCAACTTGTGGTGGTTCACAACAGTCGCCGATCAATTTGGATCATTATACC TCCATAGGTTCGCTTAAGCCGCCTTTGAAGTTCAGAAACTATGCGCAGCCATTCGCTTTCCCACTCACGCTCATCAATAACGGTCATACAG CTGATATAACACTGCCTGAGACTGTACGTGGACCGCGGCCAACTATTACAGGCGGTCTGTTGGATGGCGTCTACGAAGCGCAGTCGGTGCATTTTCATTGGGGTGCGCCAGGTGATATTAGGGGTTCGGAACACACCGTAAATGGTTACCGTTACGATGTGGAAATTCACATtgtgcataaaaatatgaaatatagcAACGCACAGGAAGCAATGCAGTATCCAGACGGTTTGGCGGTGTTGGCCATTATGATTGATATTGTGGAC AATCCACAAACGTATTACCCAGGGCTGAATATAGTTTTCAATGCATTACCTAGAGTGCGAGTGGCTGATACGAATACAACTATAATTAATCAACTCGTCTTGAATCACTTTTTGGGCGATGTGGATACCAGAAACTTTTTTGCCTACAGAG GTTCACTTACCACACCATCCTGTTCGGAAGTGGTTAGATGGCATGTTTTTCCCAAGCCACTTTTGATATCACGTGCAATG ATCCAAAAATTCTTCGAACTGAGACAGAGAAATGGTGCACCGTTATGGAACAACTTTCGCCCATTGCAAGCGTTGAATAGGCGCTCAGTTTATCGACGTAAAGGCGGTCTTTAG